The Lewinellaceae bacterium genome has a segment encoding these proteins:
- a CDS encoding hemolysin III family protein, which produces MAAIQSKTYAPKEELWNVITHGFGLLLSIGALVILVVYASLYQSIWHIVSFSIYGASLVILYFASTIFHASKHPKWRLRLNVFDHSAIYLLIAGTYTPLLLVTLRGPWGWSLFGVVWGLAVVGIIFKLFFTGRFDKVSTLAYVIMGWLVLIAIYPLIMRLAVPGLIWLLIGAIFYSVGAIFYLRNKMAFNHTIFHIFVLLGSVSHFFCIFFYV; this is translated from the coding sequence ATGGCCGCCATTCAATCAAAAACATACGCCCCCAAAGAAGAACTTTGGAACGTCATCACGCACGGTTTTGGCCTTTTATTAAGCATAGGAGCCCTGGTGATCCTGGTGGTTTATGCAAGCCTTTATCAATCCATTTGGCATATCGTGAGCTTTAGTATTTATGGCGCCAGCCTGGTCATTTTGTATTTTGCTTCCACGATTTTTCACGCTTCAAAGCATCCCAAATGGAGGCTGCGTCTAAACGTCTTCGACCATTCTGCGATATACCTTTTGATTGCCGGAACCTACACCCCGCTTTTGCTGGTCACTTTACGAGGGCCCTGGGGCTGGAGTCTATTCGGTGTAGTTTGGGGGCTGGCTGTCGTTGGTATCATCTTCAAGTTGTTTTTTACAGGAAGGTTTGATAAGGTCAGTACACTGGCTTATGTGATCATGGGTTGGTTAGTCCTGATTGCCATCTATCCACTGATCATGCGACTTGCCGTACCGGGTTTGATCTGGCTTTTGATTGGGGCCATTTTTTATTCGGTTGGAGCCATTTTTTACCTGCGGAACAAGATGGCATTTAACCACACCATTTTCCATATTTTCGTTTTGCTGGGCAGTGTCAGTCACTTTTTTTGCATTTTCTTTTATGTTTGA
- a CDS encoding outer membrane beta-barrel protein, with product MNKKIFALVLPIMVLSLSTNAQVNQPSKFGFQLSYGIGSSVIQNEGINTRLGTTSVEILGTYQFKENLGISTGFSVLGLNGNSFNENGNYNQTRGILRIPVLLNTNKYLNEKTQLITSGGLFINHIIEDSYKYVNSTEDLEFENWSMGLQGRLGICHDVSSKAAVGVAYNIQYNFSDFSKNQSGIDSRMSTNTFDLFVKFKF from the coding sequence ATGAATAAAAAAATCTTTGCTCTCGTCCTGCCAATTATGGTTTTGTCATTGTCAACAAATGCACAAGTGAATCAGCCATCAAAGTTTGGTTTTCAACTTTCATACGGAATTGGGTCAAGCGTAATTCAAAATGAAGGAATAAACACTAGATTAGGTACTACAAGTGTCGAAATTCTTGGAACATACCAGTTCAAAGAAAATCTTGGAATTAGTACGGGATTTTCAGTATTAGGCCTTAATGGCAATAGTTTCAATGAAAATGGAAACTATAATCAAACTCGTGGAATATTAAGAATCCCTGTCTTACTCAATACCAACAAATATTTGAACGAAAAGACCCAGTTAATTACAAGTGGTGGTTTGTTTATCAATCATATCATCGAAGATTCTTATAAATACGTGAACTCGACTGAAGATCTCGAATTTGAGAATTGGTCTATGGGTTTGCAGGGACGATTAGGGATTTGTCATGATGTTTCTTCCAAAGCTGCTGTGGGAGTTGCATATAATATTCAATACAATTTCTCCGATTTTTCAAAGAATCAGAGTGGTATTGATAGTAGAATGAGCACAAACACCTTTGATTTATTTGTAAAATTTAAATTTTAG
- a CDS encoding T9SS type A sorting domain-containing protein: protein MRSTITIILIFVGVIFSKAQFLTPVVISGAGSDGNAGDYHLTWTLGEVAITSHIQPDVTLLQGFHQPEYIITQLVEGPEKDFKILVYPNPVSDYINIEVTGIKNPLKFEMYDLVGLLIMKEELENPFTRINMATIPDGAYLFRIRSDLDIISGVWRILKF from the coding sequence ATGCGAAGTACTATCACAATTATCCTGATTTTTGTGGGTGTCATTTTTTCCAAAGCCCAGTTTCTGACACCCGTGGTGATCAGTGGGGCAGGATCTGATGGCAATGCAGGGGATTACCATCTTACCTGGACCCTTGGTGAAGTGGCAATAACCTCCCACATACAACCGGATGTAACCTTATTACAGGGTTTTCACCAACCGGAATACATCATCACCCAGTTGGTTGAAGGCCCGGAAAAAGATTTCAAAATACTGGTCTATCCAAACCCGGTGTCTGATTATATTAATATTGAGGTAACGGGAATAAAGAACCCGTTGAAGTTTGAAATGTACGATTTAGTCGGACTCCTGATCATGAAAGAAGAACTTGAAAATCCTTTCACAAGGATCAATATGGCCACGATTCCCGACGGAGCATATTTGTTCAGGATCAGGAGTGATCTGGATATCATTTCAGGGGTTTGGCGCATCCTCAAATTTTAG
- a CDS encoding HYR domain-containing protein, with the protein MKFIKGKMHPTQQSTVPVEYFLPGLFHMNLKNSLHRPLLLLFLLGNLMVGQLMAQSTLSTSDIPTRINYENGTDYTDYFVPNVGGSISFTLNGGDGGRRRVPDLCTRKGGQGATVQATFFIGPGSGQLAPGGRLRFIPGERGESQAGNGAYGAGGGGGSGLLYTTATNISGLSQTPSLDFADAGTSWVILVVAGGGGGAGLNGVCDGTAGGGGVTTEDGGDGSPNGGDGGTDGNGGDRYGGGGYRVNGQTDNNSPGQSPAQAGRATGGEGGSYQSMGGYGYGGGGGGDPFTSTGGGGGGFSGGGGGGFNGGGGGGGSFVNAAASSSAKQGGGRTNNPRSGYIEYVLEDSDSPVAVCQPVNVELDADGMATVYPADVDGGSYDPNGDDAALERVFVGFTGFGFAEASELNFDCSEIGVIENDFLWLRVTDEQSLESYCFVSLNIEDNSPPTALCQPSMTLFPDETGTVSLTPADLDNGSFDNCGISSRSISQTTFTCSDIGTHSVALTLGDAEENFSTCTTEVTVKAYELDCPDDFCVSIPPGETEAYVDLSSPVGTFTCDYFVESRLYCADCDPFAGWTTTDKSGYYGPGEYTLRTRVLSGPNATVDICVINFRVAPSQTDFEFTCGPDFTVQVPAGECAAQVDFPDSPVSVPAPCGYEVASQVCALTPFSCNPSSGNSTENKSGLYPPGDYVMRWRLRIEGTNSIADVCQVNFTVEGSPPVTAVCSNLTVQLDDMGAASISASDINNTPTDLCGDQTFTLSQQDFTCQDIGNNPVTLTLTSPSGNTSDCIASVTVEDQVAPQAICQNTTVQLDASGNGSIVTGDIDNGSNDACGIANLSLSQTAFDCSHVGTNTVTLTVTDQNGNVNSCNATVTVQDNVAPNAICQNTTVQLDASGNGSIVTGDIDNGSNDACGIANLSLSQTAFDCSHVGTNTVTLTVTDQNGNVNSCNATVTVQDNVAPNAICQNTTVQLNASGYASIVTGDIDNGSNDACGIANLSLSQTAFDCSHVGTNTVTLTVTDQNGNVNSCNATVTVQDNVAPNAICQNTTVQLNASGNGSIVVGDIDNGSNDACGIANLSLSQIAFDCSHVGTNTVTLTVIDQNGNVNSCNATVTVQDNVAPNAICQNTTVQLNASGYASIVTGDIDNGSNDACGIANLSLSQTDFDCSHVGTNTVTLTVIDQNGNVNSCNATVTVQDNVAPKAICQNTTVQLNALGNGSIVVGDIDNGSNDACGIANLSLSQIAFDCSHVGTNTVTLTVTDQNGNVNSCNATVTVHDNVAPNAICQNTTVQLNASGYASIVTGNIDNGSNDACGIANLSLSQTAFDCSHVGTNTVTLNVTDQNGNVNSCNATVTVHDNVAPNAICQNTTVQFNASGNGSIVVGDIDNGSNDACGIANLSLSQIAFDCSNVGTNTVTLTVTDQNGNVNSCNATVTVQDNVAPNAICQNTTVQLNASGYASIVTGDIDNGSNDACGIANLSLSQIAFDCSHVGTNTVTLTVTDQNGNVNSCNATVTVQDNVAPNAICQNTTVQLNASGNGSIVVGDIDNGSNDACGIANLSLSQIAFDCSHVGTNTVTLTVIDQNGNVNSCNATVTVQDNVAPNAICQNTTVQLNASGYASIVTGDIDNGSNDACGIANLSLSQTAFDCSHVGTNTVTLTVTDQNGNVNSCNATVTVQDNVAPNAICQNTTVQLNASGYASIVTGDIDNGSNDACGIANLSLSQTAFDCSHVGTNTVTLTVTDQNGNVNSCNATVTVQDNVAPNAICQNTTVQLNASGYVSIVTGDIDNGSNDACGIAKLSLSDTDFDCADVGTNSLTLTVEDVNGNVNSCTATVTVEDNIAPNAICQDGAVKLNAQGTGSIYAFQIDGGSNDACGIADITVFPNTFDCDDLGDNTVTLTVTDVNGNTNACNANVSIIDKIPPQASCQNITIALDLEGSAVITPEEIDNNSSDNCFITDMTLDNEAFDCDDVGNNTVTLTVFDSSGNSDQCTATVSVVEGTGLPTNWAHEDIGLANGDASYTPCGGNFTVSSSGYPTPLNDIQHSAFQEICGNVEIIAHIESIVNPGWAGIEIRETLDTYSKAAQLKTQLGSFVHRVVRTTTGGYAISKQLFRIGHHWLRLVRTGDSFVGYTSPNGVNWFFAFQSTINMNDCVYVGLFTEGNSVNMETTAVFEDVDIIDNQNQGFSAPIQVPGDISSEGKGDIDINLFPNPTDKILNIGFNKITGQKMTLEILDINGKRFYFKTIEGDIFNLDIDLQEIGMPAGLYQLNIRYEDFVVSKRFVKGK; encoded by the coding sequence ATGAAATTCATTAAAGGAAAAATGCACCCTACGCAGCAGTCGACAGTTCCCGTTGAATATTTTCTGCCTGGCCTTTTCCACATGAACCTGAAAAATTCCCTTCATCGGCCATTGCTTCTGCTTTTTCTTTTAGGCAATTTAATGGTCGGTCAGCTCATGGCCCAGAGCACGCTGTCCACCTCGGACATCCCTACCCGCATCAATTATGAGAACGGGACGGATTACACCGATTATTTCGTCCCCAATGTGGGCGGATCCATCTCCTTCACCCTGAATGGAGGGGATGGCGGTCGCCGGAGGGTACCCGATCTATGCACCAGGAAGGGGGGGCAAGGTGCAACCGTGCAGGCTACCTTTTTCATTGGTCCCGGATCAGGACAGCTGGCGCCGGGCGGGCGCTTGCGTTTTATTCCGGGTGAGCGGGGAGAAAGTCAGGCTGGTAACGGCGCTTATGGCGCTGGTGGCGGTGGTGGATCTGGTCTGCTCTATACTACTGCCACGAATATTAGTGGCCTTTCCCAAACGCCATCTCTTGACTTTGCGGACGCCGGTACTTCCTGGGTCATTCTGGTGGTAGCCGGCGGTGGTGGTGGCGCCGGACTGAATGGCGTTTGTGATGGAACAGCCGGTGGTGGTGGCGTAACGACGGAGGATGGAGGAGACGGTTCTCCTAACGGAGGCGATGGCGGTACGGACGGAAATGGAGGTGATAGATATGGCGGTGGTGGTTACAGAGTAAACGGACAGACCGATAACAATTCCCCTGGCCAGTCCCCTGCCCAGGCAGGTAGAGCCACAGGTGGCGAGGGGGGCTCTTATCAATCCATGGGGGGGTATGGCTATGGTGGCGGTGGTGGCGGTGATCCTTTTACCTCTACTGGCGGCGGCGGCGGCGGTTTTTCCGGTGGTGGTGGCGGCGGTTTCAATGGCGGCGGTGGCGGTGGCGGTAGCTTCGTCAATGCAGCGGCCTCCAGTAGCGCCAAACAGGGCGGCGGCCGCACGAATAACCCCCGCAGCGGTTATATCGAATACGTCCTTGAGGATTCCGATTCTCCCGTAGCCGTCTGTCAGCCCGTGAACGTAGAACTGGATGCCGACGGTATGGCTACCGTCTATCCTGCTGACGTAGATGGCGGCAGCTACGATCCCAACGGCGATGATGCTGCCCTGGAGCGGGTCTTTGTCGGGTTTACCGGATTTGGTTTTGCTGAGGCTAGTGAACTTAATTTTGATTGTTCCGAAATAGGCGTGATTGAAAACGACTTTTTGTGGTTGCGCGTAACGGATGAGCAAAGCCTGGAAAGTTATTGCTTCGTGTCCCTGAATATTGAGGACAATAGCCCGCCTACGGCGCTTTGTCAACCGAGTATGACGCTCTTTCCGGATGAAACAGGTACCGTTTCCCTTACGCCGGCGGACCTGGACAACGGCTCTTTTGATAATTGCGGGATTAGCAGCCGGTCGATCAGCCAAACGACGTTCACCTGTTCCGACATCGGCACGCATTCGGTTGCCCTGACCTTGGGGGATGCCGAGGAAAACTTCTCCACCTGCACCACGGAAGTAACGGTAAAGGCGTACGAGCTGGACTGCCCGGATGATTTTTGTGTCAGCATCCCGCCGGGCGAAACGGAGGCCTACGTCGATCTTTCTTCTCCGGTCGGCACCTTCACCTGCGACTATTTTGTAGAAAGCAGGTTATACTGTGCAGATTGTGATCCATTCGCGGGCTGGACCACGACGGACAAAAGCGGCTACTATGGCCCCGGCGAATATACCCTGCGAACCCGTGTCCTCAGCGGTCCTAATGCGACGGTAGACATTTGTGTAATTAACTTCCGGGTAGCACCGAGTCAGACGGATTTTGAATTTACCTGCGGGCCAGACTTCACCGTACAGGTACCCGCCGGGGAGTGCGCAGCACAGGTCGATTTCCCGGATTCTCCGGTATCGGTACCGGCCCCCTGCGGTTACGAGGTCGCAAGCCAGGTTTGTGCCCTTACCCCTTTCAGCTGTAATCCTTCTTCGGGCAATAGCACGGAGAACAAGAGCGGGCTGTACCCACCCGGCGATTATGTCATGCGGTGGCGTCTGCGGATCGAAGGAACTAACAGTATAGCCGACGTTTGCCAGGTCAACTTTACCGTAGAAGGAAGCCCCCCCGTCACGGCGGTCTGTTCCAATCTGACGGTACAGCTGGATGACATGGGCGCCGCCTCGATCAGTGCCAGTGACATTAATAATACCCCCACGGACCTTTGTGGGGACCAGACCTTTACCCTCAGTCAGCAGGACTTCACCTGTCAGGATATAGGCAATAACCCCGTGACCCTTACGCTCACCAGTCCATCAGGCAATACCTCTGACTGTATCGCTAGCGTTACCGTGGAAGATCAGGTCGCACCACAGGCTATTTGTCAGAACACGACCGTTCAGCTCGATGCCTCAGGTAATGGATCCATTGTTACCGGGGATATCGATAATGGCTCCAATGATGCCTGTGGTATCGCAAATCTGTCCCTGTCACAAACAGCCTTTGATTGCAGCCACGTTGGAACCAATACGGTTACTTTAACTGTTACCGACCAGAATGGGAACGTGAATTCCTGCAATGCAACGGTCACTGTCCAGGACAATGTTGCCCCGAACGCTATTTGTCAGAACACGACCGTTCAACTCGATGCCTCAGGTAATGGATCCATTGTTACCGGGGATATCGATAATGGCTCCAATGATGCCTGTGGTATCGCAAATCTGTCCCTGTCACAAACAGCCTTTGATTGCAGCCACGTTGGAACAAATACGGTTACTTTAACTGTCACAGACCAGAACGGCAATGTAAATTCCTGCAATGCAACGGTCACTGTCCAGGACAATGTTGCCCCGAACGCTATTTGTCAGAATACGACCGTTCAGCTCAATGCCTCAGGTTATGCGTCAATTGTTACCGGGGATATCGATAATGGCTCCAATGATGCCTGTGGTATCGCAAATCTGTCCCTGTCACAAACAGCCTTTGATTGCAGCCACGTTGGAACAAATACGGTTACTTTAACCGTTACTGACCAGAATGGGAACGTGAATTCCTGCAATGCAACGGTCACTGTCCAGGACAATGTTGCCCCGAACGCTATTTGTCAGAACACGACCGTTCAGCTCAATGCCTCAGGTAATGGATCTATTGTTGTCGGGGATATCGATAATGGCTCCAATGATGCCTGTGGTATCGCAAATCTGTCCCTGTCACAAATTGCTTTTGATTGCAGCCACGTTGGAACAAATACCGTTACTTTAACCGTTATCGACCAGAACGGCAATGTAAATTCCTGCAATGCAACGGTCACTGTCCAGGACAATGTTGCCCCGAACGCTATTTGTCAGAATACGACCGTTCAGCTCAATGCCTCAGGTTATGCGTCAATTGTTACCGGGGATATCGATAATGGCTCCAATGATGCCTGTGGTATCGCAAATCTGTCCCTGTCACAAACAGACTTTGATTGCAGCCACGTTGGAACAAATACGGTTACTTTAACCGTTATCGACCAGAACGGCAATGTAAATTCCTGCAACGCTACGGTCACTGTCCAGGACAATGTCGCCCCGAAAGCTATTTGTCAGAATACGACCGTTCAGCTCAATGCCTTAGGTAATGGATCCATTGTTGTAGGGGATATCGATAATGGCTCCAATGATGCCTGTGGTATTGCAAATCTGTCCCTGTCACAAATTGCTTTTGATTGCAGCCACGTTGGAACAAATACCGTTACTTTAACCGTTACCGACCAGAACGGCAATGTAAATTCCTGCAATGCAACGGTCACTGTCCATGACAATGTTGCCCCGAACGCTATTTGTCAGAATACGACCGTTCAGCTCAATGCCTCAGGTTATGCGTCAATTGTTACCGGGAATATCGATAATGGCTCCAATGATGCCTGTGGTATCGCAAATCTGTCCCTGTCACAAACAGCCTTTGATTGCAGCCACGTTGGAACAAATACGGTTACTTTAAATGTTACCGACCAGAACGGCAATGTGAATTCCTGCAATGCAACGGTCACTGTCCATGACAATGTTGCCCCGAACGCTATTTGTCAGAATACGACCGTTCAGTTCAATGCCTCAGGTAATGGATCCATTGTTGTAGGGGATATCGATAATGGCTCCAATGATGCCTGTGGTATCGCAAATCTGTCCCTGTCACAAATTGCCTTTGATTGTAGCAACGTTGGAACAAATACGGTTACTTTAACGGTTACCGACCAGAACGGGAACGTGAATTCCTGTAACGCTACGGTCACTGTCCAGGACAATGTCGCCCCGAACGCTATTTGTCAGAATACGACCGTTCAGCTCAATGCCTCAGGTTATGCGTCAATTGTTACCGGGGATATCGATAACGGCTCCAATGATGCCTGTGGTATTGCAAATCTGTCCCTGTCACAAATTGCCTTTGATTGCAGCCACGTTGGAACAAATACGGTTACTTTAACGGTTACCGACCAGAACGGGAACGTGAATTCCTGCAACGCAACAGTGACGGTCCAGGACAATGTTGCCCCGAACGCTATTTGTCAGAATACGACCGTTCAGCTCAATGCCTCAGGTAATGGATCTATTGTTGTCGGGGATATCGATAATGGCTCCAATGATGCCTGTGGTATCGCAAATCTGTCCCTGTCACAAATTGCTTTTGATTGCAGCCACGTTGGAACAAATACCGTTACTTTAACCGTTATTGACCAGAACGGCAATGTAAATTCCTGCAATGCAACGGTCACTGTCCAGGACAATGTTGCCCCGAACGCTATTTGTCAGAATACGACCGTTCAGCTCAATGCCTCAGGTTATGCGTCAATTGTTACCGGGGATATCGATAATGGCTCCAATGATGCCTGTGGTATCGCAAATCTGTCCCTGTCACAAACAGCCTTTGATTGCAGCCACGTTGGAACAAATACGGTTACTTTAACTGTCACAGACCAGAACGGCAATGTAAATTCCTGCAATGCAACGGTCACTGTCCAGGACAATGTTGCCCCGAACGCTATTTGTCAGAACACGACCGTTCAGCTCAATGCCTCAGGTTATGCGTCAATTGTTACCGGGGATATCGATAATGGCTCCAATGATGCCTGTGGTATCGCAAATCTGTCCCTGTCACAAACAGCCTTTGATTGCAGCCACGTTGGAACAAATACGGTTACTTTAACCGTTACTGACCAGAATGGGAACGTGAATTCCTGCAACGCAACAGTGACGGTCCAGGACAATGTTGCCCCGAACGCTATTTGTCAGAATACGACCGTTCAGCTCAATGCCTCAGGTTATGTGTCAATTGTTACCGGGGATATCGATAATGGCTCTAATGATGCCTGTGGTATCGCAAAGCTTAGCCTGTCAGACACCGATTTTGATTGTGCTGATGTTGGGACCAATAGCCTGACGCTGACGGTTGAAGACGTCAACGGTAATGTGAATTCCTGTACCGCTACTGTGACCGTCGAAGATAATATAGCACCCAATGCAATTTGTCAGGACGGAGCAGTAAAATTAAATGCACAGGGTACAGGGTCCATTTATGCATTCCAGATAGACGGTGGCTCCAATGATGCCTGCGGTATTGCGGATATTACCGTATTTCCAAACACTTTTGACTGTGATGATCTGGGAGACAATACCGTTACCCTCACAGTTACGGATGTCAATGGTAATACCAATGCCTGTAATGCCAACGTAAGCATAATAGATAAAATTCCACCGCAGGCCTCCTGCCAGAATATTACCATTGCACTTGACCTTGAAGGATCAGCGGTCATTACCCCTGAGGAGATCGACAACAATTCATCAGACAATTGCTTTATAACGGATATGACGTTAGATAATGAAGCATTTGATTGTGACGATGTTGGAAACAATACCGTTACCCTTACCGTTTTCGACAGCAGCGGCAATTCGGATCAATGTACGGCAACGGTCAGTGTTGTGGAAGGAACGGGGCTGCCGACAAACTGGGCCCATGAAGACATCGGGCTGGCCAACGGGGATGCTTCCTACACACCCTGTGGAGGAAATTTCACGGTCAGCAGCTCAGGGTATCCCACACCGTTAAATGACATTCAGCATTCTGCTTTCCAGGAAATATGCGGAAATGTAGAGATCATCGCCCATATAGAAAGTATAGTCAATCCTGGTTGGGCCGGTATTGAAATCCGTGAAACGCTGGACACTTATTCGAAAGCAGCCCAGCTCAAAACTCAGTTGGGGTCCTTCGTCCACAGGGTCGTAAGAACCACGACCGGCGGATATGCTATCAGCAAGCAATTATTCAGGATCGGTCACCACTGGCTGAGACTGGTAAGGACGGGAGACAGTTTTGTGGGATACACTTCTCCGAATGGGGTGAACTGGTTTTTTGCTTTCCAGTCGACCATCAATATGAATGATTGTGTTTATGTCGGCTTGTTCACTGAAGGCAATAGCGTTAATATGGAAACCACCGCCGTATTTGAAGATGTTGATATTATTGATAACCAGAATCAAGGATTCAGTGCCCCCATTCAGGTTCCTGGGGACATTTCTTCAGAAGGCAAGGGCGATATAGACATTAATCTTTTCCCCAACCCGACGGATAAGATTCTGAATATTGGTTTCAACAAGATCACCGGGCAGAAAATGACCCTGGAGATTCTCGACATCAATGGCAAGCGGTTCTATTTCAAAACCATCGAGGGTGACATTTTCAATCTCGACATTGACCTGCAGGAAATAGGCATGCCTGCCGGGTTGTACCAGCTTAATATCAGGTATGAGGACTTCGTAGTCAGCAAACGTTTTGTAAAAGGGAAATAA